One Phaseolus vulgaris cultivar G19833 chromosome 4, P. vulgaris v2.0, whole genome shotgun sequence DNA window includes the following coding sequences:
- the LOC137838838 gene encoding protein FAR-RED IMPAIRED RESPONSE 1-like, producing MAVMGISRLPDIGIRSMDSSQEIEQELYDGVDVWDDDECISVFTTDEIFRTRDELLKWVRKVAFHFGFVIVILRSDTSTGQRGRKTFVLLGCERGGKYRRYKKDLKVTESGTRKCGCPFRLRGFTCTKKSMLMDMTKSSVKLRNILLTMKEHNEKNVSTIKQVYNARYMYKRSVRGDRTEMQQLMMLLERDMYIYWSRFEEGTNVVQDLFWTHPDSVKLLNAFNIVLMMDSTYKTNRYRMPLFEVVGVTSTGLTFSAAFMLLASERHHNFVWALEKLKGLFLRVDSYPKVVVSDRDIALMNAINVVFPEAANLLCRFHIDKNVKAKCKMIVYPKVAWDQVMESWGAIVDCENVESYEHRVEAFNIPLHSVHFIWTRLSFLDISNDDTLAELSIQQKWAVIMNQFNEVDMAGKINIKAKLREIAYPDKTSLCPPTEKVKTKGAQKGRQSKFGKSTKRIPSYFEHVDVILSQHDSSSSLKCSKGFISETPLTKSIPMLQQFPVGIHPYIVDIVDVKVDGHCGYRAVGALLGMGQES from the exons ATGGCGGTTATGGGGATTTCGAGGTTACCGGATATCGGGATCCG aAGCATGGACAGTAGTCAAGAAATTGAACAAGAATTATATGATGGGGTTGATGTGTGGGATGATGATGAATGTATAAGTGTGTTTACTACAGATGAG ATATTTCGTACTCGGGATGAGCTCCTAAAGTGGGTTAGAAAAGTTGCATTTCACTTTGGTTTTGTTATTGTGATATTGAGATCGGATACTTCAACTGGCCAACGAGGAAGGAAGACATTTGTATTATTAGGTTGTGAGAGAGGTGGTAAATACAGACGATATAAGAAGGATTTAAAGGTTACTGAGAGTGGAACTAGGAAATGTGGTTGTCCTTTCAGATTACGAGG GTTCACATGCACTAAGAAGTCAATGCTTATGGACATGACAAAGAGTTCGGTGAAGCTTAGAAATATTTTGCTAACAATGAAAGAGCATAATGAGAAAAATGTCAGCACAATAAAACAAGTTTATAATGCACGATATATGTACAAAAGATCAGTACGAGGTGATAGAACTGAAATGCAACAATTGATGATGTTACTTGAGCGAGATATGTATATCTATTGGTCTAGGTTTGAAGAAGGGACGAATGTTGTGCAAGATTTATTTTGGACACACCCTGATTCAGTGAAGTTATTGAATGCCTTTAACATTGTATTGATGATGGACAGTACGTATAAAACTAATAGGTATAGGATGCCCTTGTTTGAAGTTGTTGGTGTAACCTCAACGGGATTGACCTTCAGTGCTGCATTTATGTTACTCGCATCAGAACGTCATCATAACTTTGTATGGGCCCTCGAGAAGCTAAAAGGTTTGTTTTTGAGAGTTGATTCATACCCAAAGGTTGTGGTTAGTGATAGAGATATTGCTTTAATGAATGCAATAAATGTTGTGTTTCCTGAAGCTGCTAATTTGTTATGTCGTtttcacattgataaaaatgttaaagcaaaatgtaaaatgattGTTTATCCAAAAGTGGCATGGGATCAAGTGATGGAATCTTGGGGAGCAATTGTTGATTGTGAAAATGTAGAATCCTATGAACATCGTGTGGAGGCCTTTAAT ATACCATTGCATTCAGTGCATTTCATTTGGACACGATTAAGCTTTTTAGATATTTCAAATGATGATACTTTAGCAGAGTTGTCCATCCAACAAAAGTGGGCTGTCATCATGAATCAGTTCAATGAGGTTGACATGGCTGGTAAGATTAACATCAAAGCCAAATTACGTGAGATTGCCTATCCAGATAAGACATCTTTATGTCCACCAACGGAGAAAGTCAAAACAAAAGGTGCACAAAAAGGGCGTCAGAGTAAATTTGGTAAATCAACGAAGCGAATTCCTTCTTACTTTGAACATGTTGATGTCATTCTTTCACAACATGATAGTTCATCTAGTTTGAAATGTAGCAAGGGATTTATTTCGGAGACTCCTCTGACCAAATCAATACCAATGCTACAACAATTTCCGGTTGGAATTCATCCTTACATTGTTGATATTGTTGATGTTAAGGTTGACGGTCATTGTGGTTATCGTGCGGTTGGTGCATTATTGGGTATGGGACAGGAGTCTTAG
- the LOC137838839 gene encoding uncharacterized protein, producing MNLHKELYQWHQEYIDLFGSDERYEFLKNSLLVDHMISTDKWMTIPDMGYVIANRYNVIVVCLSLKQSLTIFPLRSQPPTDFNHHCIICIGHVHGNHFVQVQLQQGCPIPPTDILWSTHCYPIVKTWCSYYTSRMQMFTQIMSIRRHL from the exons ATGAACTTGCATAAAGAACTTTATCAATGGCATCAAGAATATATTGATTTGTTTGGCAGTGATGAACGATAtgaatttctgaaaaattcactTCTAGTTGACCACATG ATAAGTACAGATAAGTGGATGACAATACCGGATATGGGATACGTTATTGCGAATCGATATAATGTGATTGTTGTGTGTTTATCTCTTAAACAATCATTGACTATTTTTCCATTAAGATCCCAACCTCCAACAGATTTTAATCATCACTGCATCATCTGTATTGGACATGTTCATGGAAATCATTTTGTTCAG GTTCAGTTGCAACAAGGTTGTCCGATTCCACCAACAGATATTTTATGGTCTACTCATTGTTATCCAATTGTCAAAACTTGGTGTTCATATTATACTAGTCGGATGCAAATGTTTACACAAATTATGTCCATTAGGCGACATTTATAG
- the LOC137838840 gene encoding protein MAIN-LIKE 2-like has protein sequence MVKTRGGGSQGDRLRPTTSIRRRRRHVNGDEEHVELEEAEPQMEVKDEDAPEVEGEGYPGGPRDRTLLTGYEDHVAMQLWNGVDRGELKLVSHGRKVNKMGVPHPRILPAVELSGLVGLVGTSYDTIDICRKFYTYTSLDAAAATDLLVDSLRVERGVAATETRHCCTIFADKSATSVSVSYLGLFVDLRHIGGYSWAAAALTHMYEQLGDGSYANTRQLAGYVTLLASWIYEHISSIGHRQVRDDYVEDEPRCMKYVVGSRLSTLASVRMQLDSLCISVVQWMPYEEHRAVRPFEWISLFSGYIRLRACRQMYLPERVLKQYGYLQCIPRHPANGDPSTSEIDHRWLILMLTCVPAYLEWFQSISHPYIIQMVEDNRPLVITPDGRRQDGNDTIFEHPAVGLCRRIASTLQLIIDDGHLTKDSPAWEGTQTALMLA, from the exons ATGGTGAAGACTAGGGGAGGAGGTTCACAAGGTGATCGTCTACGTCCCACAACCTCtattagaagaagaagaagacatgttaATGGAGATGAAGAACATGTTGAACTTGAAGAAGCTGAACCCCAAATGGAGGTGAAGGACGAAGACGCACCTGAAGTAGAAGGTGAAGGTTATCCTGGAGGTCCACGAGATAGGACATTATTGACAGGTTATGAAGACCATGTCGCCATGCAATTATGGAATGGTGTG GATCGAGGAGAGTTAAAATTGGTGTCTCATGGCCGAAAAGTGAATAAGATGGGTGTTCCTCATCCTCGGATACTACctgcagtggagttgtcaggtTTAGTTGGACTTGTTGGGACAAGCTATGACACGATAGACATTTGTAGAAAG TTTTACACGTACACGAGCTTGGATGCAGCTGCGGCGACCGATTTGCTTGTTGATTCACTTCGTGTAGAACGGGGAGTAGCAGCTACTGAGACTCGCCATT GTTGCACCATCTTTGCAGATAAGAGTGCTACATCGGTTAGTGTATCCTACTTGGGATTATTTGTAGATTTAAGGCACATCGGAGGATACTCGTGGGCAGCAGCTGCTTTGACCCACATGTATGAGCAGTTGGGAGATGGTTCCTATGCAAATACTAGACAGTTAGCTGGGTATGTCACGTTATTGGCATCGTGGATATATGAGCACATTTCGAGTATTGGGCATCGACAAGTTCGGGATGACTATGTTGAGGATGAGCCGCGATGTATGAAATATGTGGTCGGGAGTAGGTTGTCCACACTTGCATCTGTTCGGATGCAATTAGATAGTCTTTGTATAAGTGTTGTTCAATGGATGCCCTATGAAGAGCATAGAGCGGTGCGTCCTTTTGAGTGGATTTCTTTATTTTCAGGGTACATTCGATTGAGGGCTTGTAGGCAGATGTATTTGCCTGAACGCGTACTTAAACAGTATGGATATCTACAATGTATCCCTCGTCACCCAGCCAATGGTGATCCCTCCACATCTGAGATCGACCATCGATGGTTAATTTTAATGCTAACCTGTGTTCCTGCATATTTGGAGTGGTTTCAGTCTATATCACACCCATATATCATTCAGATGGTTGAGGATAATCGACCTCTGGTGATTACCCCTGATGGACGACGTCAGGACGGGAATGATACTATCTTTGAGCATCCCGCTGTG GGTCTTTGTAGAAGAATAGCATCCACCTTGCAATTGATTATAGATGATGGTCATTTAACCAAGGATTCACCTGCATGGGAAGGGACACAGACAGCCTTGATGCTAGCCTGA